The sequence below is a genomic window from Oncorhynchus nerka isolate Pitt River unplaced genomic scaffold, Oner_Uvic_2.0 unplaced_scaffold_1948, whole genome shotgun sequence.
aaggcttctctcttgtgtgtatgcgttggtgtgtAGTCAGGGCTCCTGAGtgattgaagctcttcccacactgatcacagctataaggcttctctcctgtgtgtttgtgtttagtctGGGATCCTGACTGATTTAAGTATTTCCCACAATCAAAGCAGGTATAAGGTCCCTCCCCTGAATTAATTATCTGAGATTTTAAGGTATTAGATGCATGCTCTAGAGTGTGAATTTGCACATGAATTTTCAAGTCTTGTttagcaaaactcttcccacagtcagagcagcagtggtGAGGTTTCTTCCCTGTACCTCTATGCTGGTGtttgaggtgttctgatctggagagactcttctctttcttgtcagcatcatgatgttgttgaggctccccagatgaTAAGCCCCTCCCACTTAGAGAGCAACGATTACAGATGTCCCCTGTGAAACAAAGACATTGAATAGTTAGGTTTTGGAAAGATGGGTCCGTAAACAGATGGGTCCTTCCATGAAATTAAGGCCTTTTGCTTCCCTTTCATATTTTTCCAGTAGAAATTGTACATCAGTATTACATTTTAAACCTGTTATTAAAtaatatgaataaagacttgctaaagtgACAATTCTGAATTTTGACAAGTCCTTCCATCAACCCTGTGTCACATCAACCCTGTGTCACATCTAGAAAGATTTTAACCCAACTAATACAATAATTTCTCCAAGTTTTACCATCGTTGAGTAAATGTACAAGTGCAGAATAATACGATTATTGTGAAGTCAATTAGTATAAGAGTTTGATTTAAATGTTGACATGCTTTGAAAGAAcaatttccctaataatcctgtttacatggacacatctgaaatcaggctacctgacggGACTTCGATAAACACTGAAAATTGTCAATCAAAATAAACGTTTTTCCACAACGACTGTTATTTCTTTTAAGCAGTATAGTGTTTGTATGTGAAAACTCTTTCTAAGATGAGTACTTGGTTGTTTTTCCTGAACTCAGTCAAAAGATGTTAGCTGGCGCTGCTTGTGTTAGCACATACAcagattaaatacacctctataaCTCTGATTAAagtgtttacatgtcctaatcattCTAAAGAAttctcagaaaaccaggtgtttttaAAGGTGTATCCTTTCTTCGGTTATGACCTTACACCAATTAAGATCAGCAGTTTAAGATGTTTACATGACTAATGACAAACCCagcctactgccataatcagtttaataggAAATGattagtgtgcatgtaaagccctagttatttggTTACTTTGACAGTCATTTCTGAACATTATTTATTTCaagtgattagtgattcatttacatctgtccctcattttaaggtctaccctgtttggggcggcaggtaacctagtggttagaacattgggccagtaaccaaaaggttcctAGCtctaatccccgagctgacaaggtaaacatctgtcgttctgaccctgaacaaggcagttaacccactgttcctaagccatcattgtaaataagtatttgttcttaactgacttgtctagttaaataaagattaaatacatGAACTGAACTCTTGTTTAAATATGATGAAACTGTTCCTTGATTATTTTTTgaaaaagaaacattgaacatctaatagtcaaatcagagtaaaagcaggtgagctggttctactctatGGATTTACTGCTGTTTTGTGGTGGAGAACTGAGGCAGTCAACCCTTTTACCCAGACATGCTAGAAATATTTTAACAATAACTTTGTGAAAATTGCATTCAATTGCTACTCCTTGTTGCACAATACTATCTTCCATTCCCGTCACCAGAGGATTCATGGCTGATTTAAAGGACTAATATTACAATGTAAAATAGTGGTTTTGTTGTTTTTAGTTGTCCCCCATTACAGTCAACcgtgttactttatttggcacattggcacttactatagtatttatatttcattaaacctcttgagatgggaaacgTGTTTTTCTTTAGTTGAACacgtgctctttatgacagaatgttaaaatgatGTGAAATCGAACTTTTTTAAAACCAAGTTACACTTCTTAAAATTGGGTGGAACGACCAGATATTTTCATCAATATATAATTAATCAATTATTTGTTACAGAAGCAGACTGTAGTCTCATCCACACACCATGGTTCTTAATGAATGAAATCACATCTCCatgttcctcttctcctctctcagttCCACTCTGCCCCggtgttttcctgcagtccaccagACCCAGCAGTAAAGTACAGGGAGGCGATCGACCTGGGTACtcctggagggtggagggggacaggcTAGCTTTATCCTGTTGGACACAATAAGTATTCTACATAGATTCAAATGAAACTAAATATTTAATTAAGTTAGTCTACACCTCTAATTGATTTGGGTGCATCCCTAGAATATCTCATTTTTCCTGAAATGTTCAATCGTTCACTAAAACAAACAAACTAATAGCATTGGGTTACTGGAGGCTtgggacatttacatttacatttaagtcatttagcagacgctcttatccagagcgacttacaaattggtgcattcaccttatgacatcagaGTTTCCACCATATTTCTTATACCAGTCTCTTTAGGGGTCTCATTTTAAGTAATCATGTAGATTTTAACACATTTAAACCAATCAATTGCTGGTCTGCTTAACATACAAGTGTTCAATGCATTCCTAAGGGTCAAGCACAAGTGCCATCTAATAAAACAATTAATGTGAGATGTTGTAATGACTGGACTTGCTCACCGGGTGGCAGCACTGGGGCAGTTGAATTTCACAGCATCATACTGGACATCCTCATCCTCTTTCTGGGGATGAGGAGGTTGGACAGTGGAGTACAGAGGCACTTCCTGGTTATTGGAGCAAGAGAGGTGGGCATTGGTGTAGTCAGCATCACCCTGTTAGTCTGTGCCGCGGTAGTGGCCATGGCCATTCCTGAGACGTTGTCATAAACTGGACTGAGTCTCCCTGGAGGAGAAAAGAGACAATATAAGCATTCCTTGGGAATATTCCATTGGTTCCACTGTGCCAGGCAAGATTAATCAAGCACCGTTAAAAGATCTGAAAGGAAACAAATACTTTTTGACCTCATCTCACCTGTCCATTCCCTGCTgactttaatgtttttttttacacaagTGAATGAATAAATGATAATTGAACAACAATCACATTCATAACAACTCAAAATGATCAAGTAAAATATACTTCTTAGAAAGATGCTCAACTGAACCACATGAAGCcggagagacagaggatgagaaCCACAACTACAATTCCTATAGCTGCATTCTTCTGTATGTCCCATCAGCTGCAGTAAAACCTGGTAAAGGGTTTTACCATAAATATGTCTAGATCTTTTTGGGGCAAACTTATTCTAGAGGAGGCCTCTGGTCCATAGTGAGAAGCAGATGTTGTTGAGCAGATAATGGATTTAATATATTGATCTATTGAATACATGAATACACACCTTGTATTGTTGAAACATTTTTCTACATTACACAAATATCTAATGGATAATAGGAGTTAATTAAATAAGATACAGCTCTGAACACCCCACCCACACCAACTTCCCCCTCTACACACAAACTGTTCACTATTTACATTTTCCATTTAGATGACAAGTTTACAGtgttgtaaagtacttaagtaaaaatacttgaaagtactacttaaggaggtttttggggtatctgtacttcactatttatatttttgtcaactttgactttttactccatatattttccctgacacccaaaagtacttgttacattttgacaggaaaatggtccaattcacacacttatcaagataacatccttcatttgtaaatgatatctgagtgttggagtgtgcccctggctatccatcaaTAAACATAACTAAAATAATTGTccaggtttctctccagtgtgtgtgagtaagAACTGAGTTTAATAATCATACGGAGTAGAACATCGTTAGACAGTCGCAAATATTTCTACCTTTTAAGAGAACCTGGGCTGGCAGATAGGATTTAGTTCATCGATTCCTTTTGCTGGCCCACATGCCATTACAGTAGGTGAGTAATGCACCATaacgttggatgccaaccgcTGATAAACTTCACAGAAGATTATCTATTTTCATTGTTAGGGTGGCGACTTGagtttaaaaaatatgtttttatttaactaggcaagtcagttaagaacaaattattatttacaatgacagcctatcccggccaaaccctcccctatcccggacaaaccctcccctatcccggacaaaccctcccctatcccggacaacgctgggccaattgtgcgccggccCATGGGATTCCCTCtcacggtcggttgtgatacagcccaggatggAACCAGGGTATGTAGTGGAGCCTTTAGCACtgagattcagtgccttagaccgctgagccactcggAAGCTCCTGAGTATCTGGTCATATAATGAATCATCTGACTTTCAAATCAGTGGAGGTGATTGTGCACACTTTAGGGGATACGTAATACGACACACTTTAGGGGATACGTAATACGACACACTTTAGGGGATACGTAATACGACACACTTAGGGGATACGTAATACGACACACTTTAGGGGATACGTAATACGACACACTTTAGGGGACACATAATACGACACACTTTAGGGGACACGTAATACGACACATTTCTAAACATGAATGGGAACCTTGCTGAAGGAAAAGAAAAAGCCCAACAACTTTTACAGTTATGTTTTTGTTGTCCAAGCTATTGTTTTTTCAGTGTTCATTCCTAAAACAAGAAATATGTAAACTACAGTACAGTTACTTTGTTGTCACATTGTTCAAATAAGGATTAGAGGGTTGCTGAGAGAGAATTCCAGTCTCAAGGCTGCAAGTGATGCACCCCTAGACCAGAGCAATCAAACATATATTTAAATATACAAGCT
It includes:
- the LOC135567529 gene encoding zinc finger protein 32-like, with translation AAERRCNNSLENIWTQIELCSKLLSGRLSPVYDNVSGMAMATTAAQTNRKEDEDVQYDAVKFNCPSAATRTHLFTDPSFQNLTIQCLCFTGDICNRCSLSGRGLSSGEPQQHHDADKKEKSLSRSEHLKHQHRGTGKKPHHCCSDCGKSFAKQDLKIHVQIHTLEHASNTLKSQIINSGEGPYTCFDCGKYLNQSGSQTKHKHTGEKPYSCDQCGKSFNHSGALTTHQRIHTREKPYSCDQCGKSFSRSGDLTIHQRIHTGEKPYSCDQCRKSFNESGHLTIHQRIHTGEKPYSCDQCGKSFNRSGDLTIHQRIHTGEKPYSCDQCGKSFNRSGDLTIHQRIHTGEKPYSCVQCGKSFSRSGDLTLHQHIHTGEKPYSCDQCGKSFARSGSLIKHQKAQTCFL